In Nicotiana tabacum cultivar K326 chromosome 2, ASM71507v2, whole genome shotgun sequence, the following proteins share a genomic window:
- the LOC107810532 gene encoding uncharacterized protein LOC107810532 has product MEKDFDDCEFWLPPQFLTDDDLLMDFKTHSCVGEGGKDGINPFSYGFNPFGSHSDLSSPVESVVGSTETESDEDDYITGLTRKMAHSTLEENTKGWGLSRSPQSTLCGCKQGSSRGSPNGPSQASSPPRMARPEVSMDLLYAAAGEVARIRMMEESTGLYNHIKAGGGIWAAPPRKTSPVPVGPKNTKPNPGSFNSNQPPLSYQQLQVAQFQRLKQQQMMKQGGYRQFPVNQNQQQVAENRAGNGVKGSLMNLPNSAWPTLQQSQQQQPNTGSGMRAVFLGNPGPKRECAGTGVFLPRRIGTQTETRKKPGCPVILPDRVVQALNLNLEAMEAATRPKSNFTPATYVGLSYRHNMAAAQQRRNQRVQQVAMAQELQLPQEWTY; this is encoded by the exons ATGGAGAAAGATTTTGATGATTGTGAGTTTTGGCTTCCCCCTCAGTTCCTTACTGACGATGACCTTTTGATGGATTTTAAGACCCACTCTTGTGTTGGTGAAGGCGGTAAGGATGGGATTAACCCGTTTTCTTATGGGTTTAACCCGTTTGGTTCTCACTCGGATCTGAGTTCTCCCGTTGAGTCTGTCGTCGGGTCAACAGAAACTGAGAGTGATGAAGATGATTATATCACTGGGTTAACTAGAAAAATGGCTCACTCAACTCTGGAGGAGAACACCAAG GGTTGGGGTTTGTCACGTTCTCCACAGTCGACGTTATGCGGTTGCAAACAGGGTTCGAGTCGCGGAAGCCCAAACGGGCCATCACAGGCATCTTCGCCGCCGCGTATGGCCCGACCCGAGGTGTCTATGGATCTGCTTTATGCGGCCGCCGGAGAAGTGGCAAGGATTAGAATGATGGAGGAGTCAACTGGACTGTACAACCATATCAAAGCTGGAGGTGGAATATGGGCTGCTCCTCCACGGAAGACAAGTCCAGTACCTGTTGGCCCAAAAAATACCAAACCGAATCCCGGTTCTTTTAACTCTAATCAGCCTCCACTTTCATACCAGCAATTGCAGGTTGCTCAA TTTCAGCGTTTGAAGCAACAACAAATGATGAAACAAGGTGGATATAGGCAGTTTCCGGTGAACCAAAATCAACAGCAAGTAGCTGAGAACAGGGCTGGAAATGGAGTAAAGGGTAGTTTAATGAACTTGCCAAATTCTGCTTGGCCTACTTTACAACAGTCTCAGCAGCAACAGCCTAATACTGGTTCAGGCATGCGCGCTGTTTTTTTAGGAAATCCTGGCCCTAAACGGGAATGTGCTGGAACGGGTGTCTTTTTGCCTAGAAGAATTGGTACACAAACTGAAACCAGAAAAAAACCAG GTTGTCCAGTTATATTGCCAGACAGGGTGGTTCAAGCCTTGAATTTGAATTTAGAAGCTATGGAAGCCGCTACTAGGCCAAAGTCTAATTTCACTCCAGCTACTT ATGTTGGCTTGTCATACCGACATAATATGGCGGCAGCTCAACAGAGGAGAAATCAGAGAGTACAGCAAGTGGCAATGGCACAAGAACTTCAACTTCCTCAGGAGTGGACTTACTGA